A segment of the Campylobacter vulpis genome:
GAGTTATGGGAAAAAGCACCAAAATCAAAAATAGGAGCAAATCAAGCAAAAAACCTTTCTAAAAATAATGGGAACATTTGCTTTACAAGTGGGGATACACACTATTTTGTAGATGATTATTTGGTCAATGGTGAATATTTGTTTTTGAATGATGGAGGCACAGCAGATATAAAATACCACAATGGCAAAGCGTATTATACAGATCATATTTTTGCTTTTACAAGTCAAAAAATTTGCTTAAAATTTTTATACTATTTTTTAAAAACACAACAAGATTATATAAATAAATTTTGTTTTCAAGGAACAGGATTAAAGAATTTACAAAAAAACAAATTAGCACAAATCCCTATCCCCATTCCACCCATAGCAATCCAGCAAAAAATCGTAGAGATTTTAGACGCCTTTACAGAATTACACGCAGAATTACACGCAGAATTACACGCGCGCCGCAAGCAGTATGAATATTATAGAAATAAGCTTTTAAGCTTTGAAGAGCTAGAGAAACGCGCAAATGCGATTGGGGGGGGGCTTAAGCTTGTAACCTTAGGCGAGATAGGAACTTTCACGCGTGGCAATGGCTTGACAAAAGCCGATTTTGTAGAAGTTGGCGTGCCTTGTATCCATTATGGGCAAATCCACACGCATTACCATAATTACACGCATAGCACAACAAGCTTTGTCAGTGCAGAAAAAGCAAAGAAGTTGAAAAAAGCCAAATATGGAGATTTAGTCATAGCTGGGGTAAGCGAGGATAAAGATTGTGTTTGTAAAGCAGTCGTGTATCTAGGAAAGCAAGAAGCGTGTGTTGGCGGTGATACTTTCATATTCTCACACTCACAAAATCCAAAATTTATAGGCTATATGTTTCAAACCGAAAATTTTAATACATTTAAACACAAATACGCACAAGGTGCGAAAGTTTTAAGAGTGCATAATAAGCAATTAGAAAAATTCCAAATCCCCCTACCGCCTTTGAAAGTGCAAAATGACATTGTAGAAATTTTAGACAAATTTGACACACTAACAAATGATTTAACAAATGGAATCCCCGCCGAGATAGAAGCAAGACAAAAGCAGTATGAATATTATAGAGAGCGACTATTAAGCTTTAAAAAGGCGTAACGCCCTCATCTTTTAAATTCATCGTTATGGCTACGCCCTTATTTTTAGGAGGATAGGCGATAAATTTACCTTTTTGACTTTCTAAAAATTCCAAAACCTTAGCGTCAAAAACGCTATCATAGCTCTTTTCTACCGAGGTATAGCCGAATTTCCCCTCGCTATCGATGAAAATTTTCACCTTAACACCTATATTTTTAGGATTGGGGTAGTATTGACTCCAACGCTGTTTAATCACCCTTTCAACCTTACCTAAAAACTCATCATAAATCCCCATTTTTTGTGCCTGTGTGCTTTGTCCGTTTGCAGTGCTTTCTTCTGGGATAAGATTATCATTTAATTGCTTTAATAGCTCGGCGACACTTTGGGAATTTGCACCTTGTCCTGATTTTTTGGAAGATTGAATTTGCGTGCTTTTTTCTTCTTGTATTTCTTTGACATTGCCAAAAAGGGCGTTAAAATCGGTAGCTTTTTGATTAACATTTTGCGTTTTGATCATTTTATTAGTCGTTTTTGCGAAAAGGTCATTGACATCAACGGGGCTTGTTTGAGGCTTAGGAGTGGGCTTAGGGCTTGAAATTTGCGTAGAGGCTTCACTCAAATCGACATTAATAAAACTATCTTTTATATCCGTATAACTTAAAATGGGCTCTTGTATCGTTACTAGCTTAAAAAAAACAAAGCCCACAACGATGACATAAATTCCACAAGCAAGACAAAAGGAAGTAAGATTACTCAAGCCATAATTTTTCATCGTCATTCAGTTTGTAAAGCGACCTTGTTAAAGCCTAAATTTTTCACACTTCTTAAAACGAAAATCACATCATCATATTTTAAACTCTTATCCGCTCTTATAAAAACAGGCTCTTCGGTGTTAAATTGTGCCTTTTTTTGCGCGAGATTATCCGCGAAAGAAACGAAGTCAAATTTTTCTTGATTGATGAAAATTTCTTTTTTAGCATTAACACTTACAATAAGACTTTTTAGGGTTGGCGAACTCGCACTTTTTTGTGAGCCTTGAGGGAGATTAACCTTTTCTTCATAAGTAATGCTAGGAGCAGTAACCATCAAAATGGCTAATAAAACAAGCATAATATCTACTAGGGGAGTAATATTTAACTCAGGCTTTTCATCATCAAATGGCATATTAAACCTTATGTGAGCTAAGAACCTTAATCTCACTATCAATAATACTTAAAAGCTCAAAAGCTTTTCTTTTAATAATAAGATGAAAAGTATAAGCAGGGATAGCGACTAAAATTCCACAGCCAGTAGCCACTAAAGCCTCACTAATTTTAGGTGCAATAATACTTAAAGAATTTTGTGTGCCAAGTCCCCCAAAAGTTTCAAGGATAGAGATAACAGTTCCAAAAAGTCCTATAAAAGGAGAGGTTGAAGCAACGATACTTAGCCAAGTTAGCCCCAAAGAAGAGCGGCGTGCGGCTAAATTTTTATAAATTTCTAAATGCGAAAGGCTTGTGTCTGTGCATTTTCTTAAAATAGAATCGGTGCGACTTAAATCTTTCTCACCTAAAAGTAAAGTTTCTAAACTTTGCTTTTCTTTGCTACGCCAATTTGCCAAAAAAGAAAGCCTCGCAAAAAGTATGGCAAAAGAAAGGATAAAATAAAAAGAAAGCCAAGCCAAAACCACATAAGTGATAAGGCTTGACTCATTAAAAAAATGAAAAATAGCCTCGAAATTCATACATTTGCCTTAGCATTGTCAAGTTTAGAAAAGGTCGCAGCTAAAGCGGCATTATCCGAACTCATAGCCTTAATTAAATCCTTTGCATTGTTAAGATTTTTCTCAATCTCACTTTCACTTGAGCCAGATACCCAAACAGCACCCTTAGCTAAAACACAAACTTTATTTTCATCAACCTTAGCATACCCCGCGTCAATGGCGACTAATTCGTGCTTTAAATCCTGCTTTTCTACATCAATCACGCCCGATTTCAAAGAAGCCACTAAACTCGCATGCCCCCTTAAAACACCAAATTCCCCCTCACTTCCAGGTAAGGTAACAGACTTTACCTCTCCTTGATAAATCATTCCTAGAGGAGTTACTATTTCTAAAGATATTAAATCCTGCATCAATTAGCCTTTTTTTGTTCAACCTTACAATTATCTAAGCAAGTATCACCTCTACTAATCTCCCTCAGAGTTTCTGCCTTAGCAATTGCCTCATCAATATTTCCTACCATATAGAAAGCATTTTCTGGCAAATCATCATATTTACCTTCCAAAATGCCCTTAAAGCCACTGATAGTTTCTTCAAGGCTTATATATTTACCCGGACTTCCTGTGAAAACTTCCGCCACAAAGAAAGGCTGGGATAGGAATTTCTCTATTTTTCTTGCTCTTTCAACAACAAGCTTATCTTCTTCACTAAGCTCGTCCATACCTAAAATAGCGATAATATCTTGCAAATCCTTATATTTTTGAAGCACAGATTGAACACCCCTTGCTACTTTATAATGCTCCTCGCCTATAATTTGTGGATCAAGCATACGCGAAGTTGAATCAAGTGGATCAACAGCCGGATAAATTCCCTTTTCAGCTATAGCTCTATTTAAAACCGTTGTTGCGTCAAGGTGTGCAAAAACAGTGGCAGGTGCTGGGTCTGTCAAATCGTCCGCTGGGACATAAACAGCTTGAACGGAGGTAATAGAGCCTTTTTTAGTTGAAGTAATTCTCTCTTGGAATTTACCCATTTCACTTGCTAAAGTCGGCTGGTAACCTACCGCTGATGGGATACGCCCCAAAAGTGCGGACATTTCAGAGCCTGATTGAGAAAATCTAAAAATATTATCGATAAACATCAAAACATCAAGTCCCATTTCATCTCTAAAATACTCCGCCATAGTAAGACCTGTAAGGGCAATGCGGTTTCTAGCACCCGGTGGTTCGTTCATCTGCCCATAACATAAGGCAACTTTATCTAAAACATTACTTTCTTTCATTTCATTATAAAGGTCATTTCCCTCACGCGTTCTCTCACCCACTCCAGCAAATACAGAATAACCACTATGCTTAAAGGCGACATTGTGGATTAGCTCCATAATAATCACGGTTTTACCCACGCCAGCACCGCCAAAAAGTCCCACTTTACCACCCTTAGCATAAGGTGCAAGCAAATCCACAACTTTAATCCCTGTTTCAAAAATTTCACTCTTAGTGCTTTGCTCTTCAAAAGCAGGTGGGTCTCTATGAATGCTCCAACGCTTATCAAAACTGATTTCTTCGCCCTCATCTATCAAATCGCCCGTAACATTAAAAATTCTACCCAAAACTTTTTCGCCCACAGGCACAGAAATAGGACTTCCTAAAGCTTCTACCTTAAGTCCTCTTACCAAACCATCAGTCATATCCATAGCTATGGTTCTTACCCTATTGTCCCCCAAATGTGCGGCGACTTCTAGAATTAATTTTTGTTCTTTTCCATCATTATTAAAATCTACCCTTATCGCTTCATTGATTTGTGGTAAATAATCATCAAAATCTACATCTACAACAGGTCCTAACACCTGCGAAATAAATCCTTGCATAAACTCTCTCCTTAAAAATTTACTTACTTCATCGCCTCAACACCACTGATAATCTCAATCAATTCAGTAGTGATAGACTCTTGTCTTGCTTTATTATAGGCTAAATTTAGCTGCCTAACTCTTGCTTTAGCATTGTTTGTAGCATTATCCATAGCCTGCATTCTAGCACTATGTTCAGCCGCTAAAGAATCGATTAAAGCGTAATACATATTGTATTCAAAATAAGTCTTCATCAATTCTTCTAAAAGTTCTCTTTCTTCTGGCTCGAATTCTAAAAGCGAATTTGCCGACTCATCAATAACCTTAGGCTCCACAGGGATAAGATGAGCGATTTTAAGCTCTTGAGTGATCATATTTTTATAGCCATTATGCACCAAAACAATAGCATCAGTTTTTCCAGCCAAATAGTCCTCAACCGCGGCACTAATCACCTCACAAGCCTTTTCATAGTTAGGACTTGAGCTAAGATGAAAATATTTTTCCAAAAGCTCTCTTTTTTGAAAATTAAAATACTCTATACCTGTTTTTCCTATGGCTCTTAATCTCACGGATATATTTTGCTCTTCATAATCTTTTAAAAGCTCATCTACGGCTTTAATGGTTTTAATATTAAAACCACCGCAAAGTCCCTTATCTGCGGTGATGAAAATCACATCTACATTTTTAAACTTTTCTCTTTTTTGAAAACAGCTTAATTGAATATCTTTTTCATCTTGATTCGCCTTGTGAATTTGGTAAGAAATTTCATTAAGCATTTCATCAATTTTTTGCGCATAAATTTTAGACCTCTTCGCCGCTTCTTCAGCTTTTTTAAGCTTTGCGGTAGAAACAAGCTTCATTGCATTAGTTGTCTTTTGCGTATTATGAACGCTTTTTATCTTTCTTTTAATTTCTTTAAGATTAGACATAAAAAAGCCTTATATATGATTTGCTTTAAATTCTTCGATAGCCTTAGCTAATTTATCCTCCAAATCTTTATCCAAAGCCTTTTTAGTGCGAATTTGCTCAAAGAGGTCTGGATATTTAGCTTCAATAAAAGGATAAATACTTTCCTCAAATTCCCTAATTTTGCTGACTGCCACATCGTCTAAAAATCCCCTTGTTCCCGCAAATATAA
Coding sequences within it:
- a CDS encoding restriction endonuclease subunit S, translated to MKPLNDNTHPLESLLQQHCPNGVEFKELGELWEKAPKSKIGANQAKNLSKNNGNICFTSGDTHYFVDDYLVNGEYLFLNDGGTADIKYHNGKAYYTDHIFAFTSQKICLKFLYYFLKTQQDYINKFCFQGTGLKNLQKNKLAQIPIPIPPIAIQQKIVEILDAFTELHAELHAELHARRKQYEYYRNKLLSFEELEKRANAIGGGLKLVTLGEIGTFTRGNGLTKADFVEVGVPCIHYGQIHTHYHNYTHSTTSFVSAEKAKKLKKAKYGDLVIAGVSEDKDCVCKAVVYLGKQEACVGGDTFIFSHSQNPKFIGYMFQTENFNTFKHKYAQGAKVLRVHNKQLEKFQIPLPPLKVQNDIVEILDKFDTLTNDLTNGIPAEIEARQKQYEYYRERLLSFKKA
- a CDS encoding TonB C-terminal domain-containing protein, with the protein product MKNYGLSNLTSFCLACGIYVIVVGFVFFKLVTIQEPILSYTDIKDSFINVDLSEASTQISSPKPTPKPQTSPVDVNDLFAKTTNKMIKTQNVNQKATDFNALFGNVKEIQEEKSTQIQSSKKSGQGANSQSVAELLKQLNDNLIPEESTANGQSTQAQKMGIYDEFLGKVERVIKQRWSQYYPNPKNIGVKVKIFIDSEGKFGYTSVEKSYDSVFDAKVLEFLESQKGKFIAYPPKNKGVAITMNLKDEGVTPF
- a CDS encoding ExbD/TolR family protein, whose amino-acid sequence is MPFDDEKPELNITPLVDIMLVLLAILMVTAPSITYEEKVNLPQGSQKSASSPTLKSLIVSVNAKKEIFINQEKFDFVSFADNLAQKKAQFNTEEPVFIRADKSLKYDDVIFVLRSVKNLGFNKVALQTE
- a CDS encoding MotA/TolQ/ExbB proton channel family protein, coding for MNFEAIFHFFNESSLITYVVLAWLSFYFILSFAILFARLSFLANWRSKEKQSLETLLLGEKDLSRTDSILRKCTDTSLSHLEIYKNLAARRSSLGLTWLSIVASTSPFIGLFGTVISILETFGGLGTQNSLSIIAPKISEALVATGCGILVAIPAYTFHLIIKRKAFELLSIIDSEIKVLSSHKV
- the atpC gene encoding ATP synthase F1 subunit epsilon → MQDLISLEIVTPLGMIYQGEVKSVTLPGSEGEFGVLRGHASLVASLKSGVIDVEKQDLKHELVAIDAGYAKVDENKVCVLAKGAVWVSGSSESEIEKNLNNAKDLIKAMSSDNAALAATFSKLDNAKANV
- the atpD gene encoding F0F1 ATP synthase subunit beta: MQGFISQVLGPVVDVDFDDYLPQINEAIRVDFNNDGKEQKLILEVAAHLGDNRVRTIAMDMTDGLVRGLKVEALGSPISVPVGEKVLGRIFNVTGDLIDEGEEISFDKRWSIHRDPPAFEEQSTKSEIFETGIKVVDLLAPYAKGGKVGLFGGAGVGKTVIIMELIHNVAFKHSGYSVFAGVGERTREGNDLYNEMKESNVLDKVALCYGQMNEPPGARNRIALTGLTMAEYFRDEMGLDVLMFIDNIFRFSQSGSEMSALLGRIPSAVGYQPTLASEMGKFQERITSTKKGSITSVQAVYVPADDLTDPAPATVFAHLDATTVLNRAIAEKGIYPAVDPLDSTSRMLDPQIIGEEHYKVARGVQSVLQKYKDLQDIIAILGMDELSEEDKLVVERARKIEKFLSQPFFVAEVFTGSPGKYISLEETISGFKGILEGKYDDLPENAFYMVGNIDEAIAKAETLREISRGDTCLDNCKVEQKKAN
- the atpG gene encoding ATP synthase F1 subunit gamma; the protein is MSNLKEIKRKIKSVHNTQKTTNAMKLVSTAKLKKAEEAAKRSKIYAQKIDEMLNEISYQIHKANQDEKDIQLSCFQKREKFKNVDVIFITADKGLCGGFNIKTIKAVDELLKDYEEQNISVRLRAIGKTGIEYFNFQKRELLEKYFHLSSSPNYEKACEVISAAVEDYLAGKTDAIVLVHNGYKNMITQELKIAHLIPVEPKVIDESANSLLEFEPEERELLEELMKTYFEYNMYYALIDSLAAEHSARMQAMDNATNNAKARVRQLNLAYNKARQESITTELIEIISGVEAMK